A genomic stretch from Lathyrus oleraceus cultivar Zhongwan6 chromosome 2, CAAS_Psat_ZW6_1.0, whole genome shotgun sequence includes:
- the LOC127119366 gene encoding xyloglucan O-acetyltransferase 1, with amino-acid sequence MKTTTSKYDSVSLSKTFHPYTLHLLLPIALLPIVLLCLYLYPLYLTKSQAKEHHYANVSPPPPSHSVNDIHKVDDPSCDYFNGKWIHDKTGPLYNGTTCVTIKESHNCITHGRPDSNYLYYRWKPTQCNLPRFEPNTFLQLSKNKHISFVGDSIARNQFDSLLCMLSSLSKPRPVHHKGSRWWHFESHNATLSVYWSPFLVQGNERSKLGSSLNTIHLDRVNGKWEKDMDGMDLILLSFGNWFNVPSVYYENGSVLGCLNCSGYGLNHTEVGFYVPLRKALRASLNRIIERRVGKKNEIGVIVRTFSPSHFDGDWDKAGTCSKKEPYENGEKEIGEMESEIRRIEIEEVENAKVKAKEFEGVRFEVLDVTELASLRPDGHPGAYMNPFPFENGVPERVQNDCVHWCLPGAIDTWNEILLEMMRKWDLEGQEWSEL; translated from the exons ATGAAAACTACAACATCAAAATATGATTCTGTTTCTCTCTCCAAGACTTTTCATCCTTATACACTTCATCTTCTACTTCCTATAGCCCTTTTACCAATTGTTCTTCTTTGTTTATACTTGTACCCTCTTTACCTTACAAAATCTCAAGCAAAGGAGCATCACTATGCCAATGTTTCTCCTCCTCCTCCATCTCATTCAG TAAATGATATACACAAAGTTGATGATCCTTCATGTGACTACTTCAATGGAAAATGGATCCATGACAAAACAGGCCCTTTATACAATGGAACAACGTGTGTCACAATCAAAGAAAGCCATAACTGTATCACCCATGGAAGACCAGACTCAAACTACCTTTACTATAGATGGAAACCAACTCAATGCAATCTTCCAAGGTTTGAACCAAACACTTTTCTCCAACTTAGTAAAAACAAACACATATCTTTTGTTGGTGATTCTATAGCTAGGAACCAATTTGATTCCCTCCTTTGCATGCTATCGTCTCTTTCGAAACCTAGACCGGTTCATCATAAAGGCTCACGTTGGTGGCATTTTGAGTCTCATAATGCGACTCTTTCGGTATATTGGTCACCTTTTCTTGTACAAGGCAACGAAAGATCGAAATTAGGGTCGAGTTTGAACACGATTCATTTGGACCGTGTTAACGGGAAATGGGAGAAGGATATGGATGGAATGGACTTGATTTTGTTATCGTTTGGGAATTGGTTTAATGTTCCTTCGGTTTATTATGAGAATGGTTCGGTTTTAGGATGCTTAAATTGTTCGGGTTATGGTCTTAATCACACCGAGGTTGGATTTTATGTTCCATTAAGAAAGGCTTTAAGGGCAAGCTTGAATAGGATAATTGAGAGGAGAGTTGGTAAAAAGAATGAAATTGGTGTGATTGTGAGAACTTTTTCACCTTCTCATTTTGATGGTGATTGGGATAAAGCTGGTACATGttcaaagaaagaaccttatgaGAATGGAGAGAAGGAAATTGGAGAAATGGAAAGTGAGATTAGAAGGATTGAGATAGAAGAAGTGGAAAATGCTAAGGTGAAAGCCAAAGAATTTGAAGGGGTGAGGTTTGAGGTATTGGATGTAACGGAATTGGCATCGTTGCGACCCGATGGTCATCCAGGTGCTTATATGAATCCTTTTCCATTTGAAAATGGTGTTCCGGAGCGTGTGCAGAATGATTGTGTTCATTGGTGTTTGCCGGGGGCTATAGATACATGGAATGAGATTTTGTTAGAGATGATGAGGAAGTGGGATTTGGAGGGACAAGAATGGAGTGAATTGTGA